From Pulveribacter suum, a single genomic window includes:
- the fliQ gene encoding flagellar biosynthesis protein FliQ translates to MTSQFVLTMGRDALTMLLMVSMPVLGVVMAVGLTVSIFQAVTQIHEATLAFVPKLIAAVIVFAIAGPWMISTLVDFLRRTIEAIPSVVG, encoded by the coding sequence ATGACCTCCCAATTCGTCCTGACCATGGGGCGCGACGCCCTGACCATGCTGCTGATGGTGTCCATGCCGGTGCTGGGCGTGGTCATGGCCGTGGGCTTGACGGTCAGCATCTTCCAGGCCGTCACGCAGATCCACGAGGCCACGCTGGCCTTTGTGCCCAAGCTGATTGCGGCCGTCATCGTGTTCGCCATCGCCGGGCCCTGGATGATCTCCACGCTGGTGGACTTCCTGCGCCGCACCATCGAGGCCATCCCGTCCGTGGTCGGGTGA
- a CDS encoding chemotaxis protein CheW: MADTHQSGAGMDFDLSQFYQIFFEEAAENLDQMEQMLLVLDVSAANDEELNGIFRCAHSIKGGSATFGFSDVAELTHQMESLLDRLRRHELQLVPQMVDVLLESADASRSLLARHQAGGEGEALSTHELVRRISELAAGGGAVAAPAPAPVVAAPAPVPVPAPPAPAAMPAAAPVGAERALEIHIGPLSQPALADAIKELFRDIPGLGSITDLPDSRADMRCFAVRTTSSDEDLLDLFVFHVAKEQVRILPAAAVPEPAAGDPAPVALTEPYGFFPGAPGLPAQQGGAAPSLAPAAQAAPAARPAAGRAAAEGKGGAGASSMESTTIRVAVSKVDQLINLVGELVITQAMLAQNSRGLDSGVHQQLLAGLADLDRNTRDLQESVMSIRMIPMSTVFSRFPRMLRDLAAKLDKKVEFVTHGEATELDKSLVEKITDPLTHLVRNSCDHGIEMPAERLAAGKPEHGTLSLSASHQGGSIVIEVRDDGKGLSREKILRKARERGMDVSDAMPDSEVWNLILAPGFSTAEVVTDVSGRGVGMDVVKKNIAALNGSVEIDSAEGYGMRVSVRLPLTLAIMDGMSVGVGDEVYILPLSSVVESFQVNPQEVNTVAQGSQLVKVREEYMPVMALEKIFQVPRPEGGASSSIMVVVEADGSRVAVLVDELLGQHQVVVKNLETNYRKVPNVSGATILGDGTVALILDTAGLVRRVRH; encoded by the coding sequence ATGGCGGACACCCACCAAAGCGGCGCAGGCATGGACTTCGACCTGAGCCAGTTCTATCAGATCTTCTTCGAGGAGGCGGCAGAGAACCTCGACCAGATGGAGCAGATGCTGCTGGTCCTGGACGTGAGCGCCGCCAACGACGAGGAGCTCAACGGCATCTTCCGCTGCGCCCACTCCATCAAGGGCGGCTCGGCCACGTTCGGCTTTTCCGACGTGGCCGAGCTGACCCACCAGATGGAGTCGCTGCTGGACCGCCTGCGCCGCCACGAGCTGCAGCTGGTGCCGCAGATGGTGGACGTGCTGCTGGAATCCGCCGACGCCTCGCGCAGCCTGCTGGCGCGCCACCAGGCCGGCGGCGAAGGCGAGGCCCTGTCCACCCACGAGCTGGTGCGCCGCATCAGCGAGCTGGCCGCCGGTGGCGGGGCGGTGGCCGCGCCCGCTCCTGCGCCCGTCGTGGCCGCGCCGGCGCCCGTGCCCGTGCCCGCGCCGCCCGCCCCTGCAGCCATGCCCGCGGCGGCCCCGGTGGGCGCCGAGCGCGCGCTGGAGATCCATATCGGCCCGCTGTCCCAGCCCGCCCTGGCTGACGCCATCAAGGAGCTGTTTCGCGACATCCCCGGGCTGGGCTCCATCACCGATCTGCCCGACAGCCGTGCCGACATGCGCTGCTTTGCCGTGCGCACCACCTCCAGCGACGAGGACCTGCTGGACCTGTTCGTCTTCCACGTGGCCAAGGAGCAGGTGCGCATCCTGCCCGCAGCGGCGGTGCCCGAGCCGGCCGCGGGCGACCCGGCGCCGGTCGCACTGACCGAGCCCTACGGCTTCTTTCCCGGCGCCCCGGGCCTGCCGGCCCAGCAGGGCGGGGCGGCGCCCTCTCTCGCCCCTGCCGCGCAGGCCGCACCGGCGGCGCGCCCGGCTGCAGGCCGCGCCGCCGCCGAGGGCAAGGGCGGGGCCGGCGCCTCGTCCATGGAGTCCACCACCATCCGCGTGGCCGTCTCCAAGGTGGACCAGCTCATCAACCTGGTGGGCGAGCTGGTGATCACCCAGGCCATGCTGGCGCAAAACAGCCGCGGGCTCGATTCCGGCGTGCACCAGCAGCTGCTGGCCGGCCTGGCCGACCTGGACCGCAACACGCGCGACCTGCAGGAATCGGTCATGTCCATCCGCATGATTCCGATGTCCACGGTGTTCAGCCGCTTCCCCCGCATGCTGCGCGACCTGGCGGCCAAGCTGGACAAGAAGGTGGAGTTCGTCACCCACGGCGAGGCCACCGAGCTGGACAAGAGCCTGGTGGAGAAGATCACCGACCCGCTGACCCACCTGGTGCGCAACAGCTGCGACCACGGCATCGAGATGCCCGCAGAGCGCCTGGCCGCCGGCAAGCCCGAGCACGGCACGCTGAGCCTGTCGGCCTCGCACCAGGGCGGCTCCATCGTCATCGAGGTGCGCGACGACGGCAAGGGCCTGTCGCGCGAGAAGATTCTGCGCAAGGCGCGCGAGCGCGGCATGGACGTGTCCGACGCCATGCCCGACAGCGAGGTCTGGAACCTGATCCTGGCGCCGGGCTTTTCCACCGCCGAGGTGGTGACCGACGTGTCCGGGCGCGGCGTGGGCATGGACGTGGTCAAGAAGAACATCGCCGCGCTCAACGGCTCGGTGGAGATCGACTCGGCCGAGGGCTACGGCATGCGCGTGTCCGTGCGCCTGCCGCTGACGCTGGCCATCATGGACGGCATGTCCGTGGGCGTGGGCGACGAGGTCTACATCCTGCCCCTGTCCTCGGTGGTCGAGTCCTTCCAGGTCAACCCGCAGGAAGTCAACACCGTGGCCCAGGGCTCGCAGCTGGTCAAGGTGCGCGAGGAATACATGCCGGTGATGGCGCTGGAGAAGATCTTCCAGGTGCCGCGCCCCGAGGGCGGCGCCAGCAGCAGCATCATGGTGGTGGTGGAGGCCGACGGCAGCCGCGTGGCGGTGCTGGTGGACGAGCTGCTGGGCCAGCACCAGGTGGTGGTCAAGAACCTGGAGACCAACTACCGCAAGGTGCCCAACGTCTCGGGTGCCACCATCCTGGGCGACGGCACGGTGGCCCTCATCCTGGATACCGCCGGACTGGTGCGCCGCGTGCGCCACTGA
- the fliR gene encoding flagellar biosynthetic protein FliR: protein MITFSEAQIMAWLSPVLWPFLRVLALFSVAPVFSMRVIPVRSRVALAFLIAVCAQAVLPPAPVISVNGPEALGAVLQQMGVGVAIGFAVRLVFAAVELAGEVIGLQMGLNFASFFDPTSNAQVSAVARFFGNMALLLFVVINGHLLVLMAVVKSFERFPVQGHWLEAVGQMRLHELGSSLFASALWIALPMVVLLLFVNLTLGIISRVAPQMNIYAVGFPVTLTVGLLGIAATLPLLEQPMLALLQQVIDLFAPL, encoded by the coding sequence GTGATCACCTTCTCCGAAGCCCAGATCATGGCCTGGCTGTCGCCGGTGCTGTGGCCCTTTTTGCGCGTGCTGGCGCTGTTTTCGGTGGCGCCGGTGTTTTCCATGCGGGTCATTCCGGTGCGCAGCCGCGTCGCCCTGGCCTTCCTGATCGCCGTGTGCGCCCAGGCCGTGCTGCCGCCGGCGCCGGTCATCAGCGTCAACGGCCCCGAGGCTCTGGGCGCCGTGCTGCAGCAGATGGGCGTGGGCGTGGCTATCGGCTTTGCCGTGCGGCTGGTGTTTGCCGCCGTCGAGCTGGCCGGCGAGGTCATCGGCCTGCAGATGGGCCTGAACTTCGCGTCCTTTTTCGATCCGACCAGCAACGCGCAGGTCAGCGCCGTGGCGCGCTTTTTCGGCAACATGGCGCTCTTGCTGTTCGTGGTCATCAACGGGCACTTGCTGGTGCTGATGGCGGTGGTCAAGAGCTTTGAGCGCTTTCCCGTGCAGGGCCACTGGCTGGAGGCGGTGGGGCAGATGCGGCTGCACGAGCTGGGCAGCTCCCTGTTCGCCAGTGCGCTGTGGATCGCCCTGCCCATGGTGGTGCTGCTGCTGTTCGTGAATCTGACGCTGGGCATCATCTCGCGCGTGGCGCCGCAGATGAACATCTACGCCGTGGGCTTTCCCGTCACCCTCACGGTGGGGCTGCTGGGCATTGCGGCCACGCTGCCGCTGCTGGAGCAGCCCATGCTGGCGCTGCTGCAGCAGGTCATCGACCTGTTTGCGCCACTTTGA
- a CDS encoding hybrid sensor histidine kinase/response regulator, with product MIPNNADPETPKRPVRVLHLEDSPADQALVRMTLRRARVPHEIRQVDSLPALARCLDSETFDVIVADYRLTGFTAIDAWQLVSGRAGHPPFVLLSGAIGEAAAVDAMRLGFADYLLKDDMARLPHVIERALEVAEARRAREQAMADLAESEQRLADLAEHLQTSIEEERAAIAREIHDDIGGALTAARFDLAWIGRHAPQGPLGEHAGAASEMLEHAIDASQRIMMNLRPPVLDQGLVAAVQWLAETFERRTRLPVRVSCDCKAIDSAPPALQLVAYRTAQEALTNIHKHAGATQVRIDLSDHEGVLTVEVCDDGRGIAPEMLKKPRSFGLKGLAERARRAGGWMDVSSQPGRGTAIVLSLPLVGLPSAGSPLTDSAAPTQLNEGGAEP from the coding sequence ATGATACCCAACAACGCCGATCCCGAGACTCCGAAAAGACCCGTGCGCGTGCTGCATCTCGAGGACTCGCCCGCCGACCAGGCCCTGGTGCGCATGACGCTGCGCCGCGCCCGGGTGCCGCACGAGATCAGGCAGGTGGACAGCCTGCCGGCGCTGGCCCGCTGCCTGGACAGCGAGACCTTCGATGTGATTGTGGCCGACTACCGCCTGACCGGGTTCACGGCGATCGACGCCTGGCAGCTGGTGAGCGGACGGGCCGGGCACCCGCCCTTCGTGCTGCTGTCGGGCGCCATCGGCGAGGCGGCGGCGGTGGACGCCATGCGCCTGGGCTTTGCCGACTACCTGCTCAAGGACGACATGGCGCGGCTGCCGCACGTCATCGAGCGGGCGCTGGAGGTGGCCGAGGCGCGGCGCGCCCGCGAGCAGGCGATGGCCGACCTGGCCGAGTCCGAGCAGCGCCTGGCCGACCTGGCCGAGCACCTGCAGACTTCCATCGAGGAAGAGCGCGCGGCGATCGCCCGCGAGATCCACGACGACATTGGCGGCGCCCTGACCGCGGCGCGCTTTGACCTGGCCTGGATCGGCCGCCACGCGCCCCAGGGGCCGCTGGGCGAGCACGCCGGCGCGGCCAGCGAGATGCTGGAGCACGCCATCGATGCCAGCCAGCGCATCATGATGAACCTGCGCCCGCCCGTGCTGGACCAGGGCCTGGTGGCCGCCGTGCAGTGGCTGGCCGAGACGTTCGAGCGTCGCACCCGGCTGCCGGTGCGCGTCAGCTGCGACTGCAAGGCCATCGACAGCGCGCCGCCGGCCCTGCAGCTGGTGGCCTACCGCACGGCGCAGGAGGCGCTGACCAACATCCACAAGCACGCCGGCGCCACGCAGGTGCGCATCGACCTGTCTGACCACGAGGGCGTGCTGACGGTGGAGGTCTGCGACGACGGCCGCGGCATTGCGCCCGAGATGCTGAAAAAGCCCCGCTCCTTTGGCCTCAAGGGCCTGGCCGAGCGGGCGCGGCGCGCCGGCGGCTGGATGGACGTCAGCAGCCAGCCGGGCCGCGGCACGGCCATCGTGCTGTCGCTGCCGCTGGTGGGGCTACCATCGGCAGGCAGCCCGCTGACCGACAGCGCGGCGCCAACGCAGCTCAACGAAGGAGGGGCCGAGCCGTGA
- a CDS encoding response regulator, protein MIHVVLCDDHAVLRRGIRDTLVESPDITVTAEAGSYPELRDALRTAACDVLLLDLNLPGRSGLEVLASLRDTHPQIRVLIVSMYPEDQYALRAIRAGAQGYANKASDPLQLIAAVHTVMQGRKYLTPEVAQLLADSLAQPVPELPHEQLSERELQTLVKIASGRRLSDIAEELMLSPKTVSVYRARVLEKLKLSNNAELTVYAIRNQLV, encoded by the coding sequence GTGATCCACGTGGTTCTGTGCGACGACCATGCCGTGCTGCGGCGCGGCATCCGCGACACGCTCGTCGAGTCGCCGGACATCACCGTGACGGCCGAAGCCGGCAGCTACCCCGAGCTGCGCGACGCCCTGCGCACGGCCGCCTGCGACGTGCTGCTGCTGGACCTGAACCTGCCTGGGCGCAGCGGGCTGGAGGTGCTGGCCAGCCTGCGCGACACGCACCCGCAGATCCGCGTGCTGATCGTCTCGATGTACCCCGAGGACCAGTACGCGCTGCGGGCCATTCGCGCCGGGGCGCAGGGCTACGCCAACAAGGCGAGCGACCCGCTGCAGCTGATTGCCGCCGTGCACACCGTCATGCAGGGGCGCAAGTACCTCACGCCCGAGGTGGCGCAGCTGCTGGCCGACAGCCTGGCCCAGCCCGTGCCCGAGCTGCCGCACGAGCAGCTGTCCGAGCGCGAGCTGCAGACGCTGGTCAAGATCGCCTCCGGGCGGCGGCTGTCGGACATCGCCGAGGAGCTGATGCTCAGCCCCAAGACGGTGAGCGTGTACCGCGCGCGGGTGCTGGAAAAGCTCAAGCTCAGCAACAACGCGGAGCTGACGGTGTACGCCATCCGCAACCAGCTGGTATGA
- a CDS encoding response regulator: MQSILAVDDSPSMRKMVSFTLTSAGYHVVEAVDGQDALEKAETHDIHLVLADQNMPRLDGIGLTRKLREHPRFKTTPILILTTESSDQMKQAGRSAGATGWLVKPFDPTRLIEVIQKVIR; the protein is encoded by the coding sequence ATGCAGTCCATTCTCGCCGTCGATGATTCCCCGTCCATGCGGAAAATGGTGTCCTTCACGCTCACCTCGGCGGGCTACCACGTCGTGGAGGCCGTGGACGGCCAGGACGCGCTGGAGAAGGCCGAGACGCACGACATCCACCTGGTGCTGGCCGACCAGAACATGCCGCGCCTGGACGGCATCGGCCTGACGCGCAAGCTGCGCGAGCACCCGCGCTTCAAGACCACGCCCATCCTGATCCTGACCACCGAGTCCAGCGACCAGATGAAGCAGGCCGGGCGCAGCGCCGGGGCCACGGGCTGGCTGGTCAAGCCGTTCGACCCCACACGCCTCATCGAGGTCATCCAGAAGGTCATCCGCTGA